A genomic window from Chanodichthys erythropterus isolate Z2021 chromosome 1, ASM2448905v1, whole genome shotgun sequence includes:
- the psd2 gene encoding PH and SEC7 domain-containing protein 2 isoform X4, producing the protein MWKDEYEVHFDFLLELLDANLTDVLCDSDSELGSVDMLERGSTDTLANGCRVDADAAKRLAKRLFYLEGFKRCDVARHLGKNNEFSQLVASEYLSFFDFTGLSLDRAMRNFLKAFPLMGETQERERVLVHFSKRFCHCNPEALTSEDGAHTLTCALMLLNTDLHGHNIGKKMSCQQFISNLDGLDDGKDFPKELLKVLYNSIKNEKLEWAIEEEELRKSLSELVEEQCEAGGKRVVRVTDGSNPFIAIPLLLNAVTYKHGVLTRKSHADMDGKRSKCVVCFFCKITLLDTFPDPVSLSFCINSCTFSSVYQYKRHNLIDK; encoded by the exons CGATGCCAACCTCACAGATGTGCTGTGTGACTCAGACTCCGAGCTGGGCAGCGTGGACATGCTGGAGAGGGGTAGCACAGATACTCTTGCCAATGGCTGCCGCGTCGACGCAGATGCTGCCAAACGACTGGCCAAGCGACTGTTCTATCTGGAAGGCTTCAAGCGCTGTGACGTGGCACGACACCTGGGCAAGAA TAATGAATTCAGCCAGTTGGTGGCATCAGAGTACTTGAGCTTCTTTGACTTCACTGGGTTGTCATTAGACCGAGCGATGAG GAACTTCTTGAAGGCATTTCCTCTGATGGGAGAGACGCAGGAGAGAGAACGTGTGCTGGTGCATTTCTCCAAACGCTTTTGCCACTGTAACCCAGAAGCTCTCACCTCAGAGG atggCGCTCACACGCTGACCTGTGCACTTATGCTTCTTAACACAGACCTACATGGACAT AATATTGGGAAGAAGATGTCTTGCCAGCAGTTCATTAGCAATCTGGACGGCCTCGACGATGGCAAAGATTTTCCCAAAGAATTGCTAAAG GTGCTCTATAACTCAATAAAGAATGAGAAGCTGGAGTGGGCTAT CGAGGAAGAGGAGTTAAGGAAGAGTCTATCGGAGCTGGTGGAGGAGCAGTGTGAGGCGGGGGGGAAGCGGGTTGTCAGGGTAACGGATGGCAGTAACCCTTTCATCGCCATTCCACTTTTACTCAATGCTGTGACGTACAAACACGGGGTTCTGACACGCAAAAGCCATGCAGACATGGACGGCAAGCGCAGTAagtgtgttgtttgttttttctgtaaaatCACACTTTTGGATACATTTCCTGATCCTGTTTCCCTCAGTTTCTGCATTAATTCCTGTACTTTCTCCAGTGTCTATCAATATAAGAGGCACAATTTAATagacaaataa